One genomic window of Microbacterium sp. BH-3-3-3 includes the following:
- a CDS encoding MFS transporter, whose protein sequence is MTDSRAASTASTRTGSTRTERSPWPALWALVIGFFMILVDTTIVSVANPAIKAALDPDTNNLDNVVWVTSAYLLTYAVPLLITGRLGDRFGPKNVYLTGLAIFTLASLACGLAPSLEMLIVARAVQGLGAALMTPQTMAVITRTFPAQNRGAAMGLWGATAGVATLVGPLAGGLLVDGLGWEWIFFINIPVGIIGFIAAVILVPQLPRTAHKFDILGVVLSAVGLFLIVFGLQEGEHYSWAAWIWAMVVAGVVVMGVFIWTQARSKGEPLVPLELFRERNFSIANLAIAAVGFTVTSMALPQMFYLQLARGLTPTESALLLIPLAILSGVLAPFAGKLLDRTDPRFLLVPGLLLVGGSLGLYAALILNDAPIWAFLIPAAFMGIGNAGMWGPLATTATRNLPPRQAGAGAGIYNTTRTVGSVIGSASIAAFMQARLEANLPGAADAGASFGGGTLPPQVVDGFSAAMGQSLLLPIIVIAVGLVAVLFMRRPSMIRPHGAPREAEPAAQAAPVAARE, encoded by the coding sequence ATGACCGACTCCCGCGCCGCCTCCACGGCATCCACTCGTACGGGATCCACCCGCACCGAACGCAGCCCCTGGCCCGCCCTTTGGGCGCTGGTCATCGGGTTCTTCATGATCCTGGTCGACACCACGATCGTCTCGGTGGCGAACCCCGCCATCAAGGCCGCCCTCGACCCCGACACCAACAACCTCGACAACGTCGTGTGGGTCACCTCGGCCTACCTGCTCACCTACGCCGTGCCGCTGCTCATCACCGGCCGCCTCGGCGACCGCTTCGGCCCGAAGAACGTCTACCTCACGGGCCTCGCGATCTTCACCCTCGCCTCGCTCGCGTGCGGGCTGGCCCCCTCGCTCGAGATGCTGATCGTCGCTCGCGCGGTGCAGGGTCTGGGCGCCGCCCTCATGACACCCCAGACGATGGCCGTCATCACCCGTACCTTCCCGGCGCAGAATCGCGGCGCCGCCATGGGTCTGTGGGGAGCGACCGCCGGTGTCGCCACCCTCGTCGGCCCGCTGGCCGGTGGCCTGCTCGTCGACGGCCTCGGGTGGGAGTGGATCTTCTTCATCAACATCCCCGTCGGCATCATCGGCTTCATCGCCGCGGTCATCCTGGTGCCCCAGCTGCCGCGCACCGCGCACAAGTTCGACATCCTCGGCGTCGTGCTGAGCGCCGTCGGTCTGTTCCTCATCGTGTTCGGCCTGCAGGAGGGCGAGCACTACTCGTGGGCGGCGTGGATCTGGGCGATGGTCGTCGCCGGTGTGGTCGTGATGGGCGTGTTCATCTGGACGCAGGCGCGCAGCAAGGGCGAACCCCTCGTGCCGCTCGAACTGTTCCGGGAGCGCAACTTCTCGATCGCGAACCTCGCCATCGCCGCGGTCGGTTTCACCGTGACGAGCATGGCGTTGCCGCAGATGTTCTACCTGCAGCTCGCCCGTGGTCTCACCCCGACCGAGTCGGCGCTGCTGCTCATCCCGCTGGCGATCCTGTCGGGCGTGCTCGCGCCCTTCGCGGGCAAGCTGCTCGACCGGACCGACCCGCGATTCCTGCTCGTCCCCGGTCTGCTGCTCGTCGGCGGCTCGCTCGGGCTCTACGCCGCGCTCATCCTGAACGACGCGCCGATCTGGGCCTTCCTCATCCCCGCGGCCTTCATGGGCATCGGCAACGCCGGCATGTGGGGCCCGCTGGCCACGACCGCGACGCGCAACCTGCCGCCGCGCCAGGCGGGTGCCGGCGCCGGCATCTACAACACCACGCGCACCGTCGGCTCGGTGATCGGCTCGGCATCCATCGCCGCGTTCATGCAGGCGCGTCTCGAGGCGAACCTGCCGGGGGCCGCGGATGCCGGGGCGAGCTTCGGCGGCGGGACGCTTCCGCCGCAGGTGGTCGATGGCTTCTCGGCGGCGATGGGGCAATCGCTGCTGCTGCCGATCATCGTGATCGCGGTCGGCCTGGTCGCCGTGCTGTTCATGCGTCGCCCGTCGATGATCCGCCCGCACGGTGCCCCGCGC
- a CDS encoding PadR family transcriptional regulator, producing the protein MPEQPRLTPIAVMILATLREADMHPYEMVRLLKERRDDRLVPLQKGTIYHAVARLERDGLLAEVGVDRDGNRPERTTYTLRDAGRRAVEQWVRAELPQIDRASDFRVALSEAHNLPRDEVMALLDRRRALLLASVDEHRAGLDKAATSETPEQFLVELQRQSALLDAELAWQDSLRARLADRSLAWGIAEIPEHIKKKHRVSKETTP; encoded by the coding sequence ATGCCGGAGCAGCCCCGCCTCACCCCGATCGCGGTCATGATCCTCGCCACCCTGCGCGAGGCCGACATGCACCCCTACGAGATGGTGCGCTTGCTCAAGGAGCGGCGCGACGATCGCCTCGTCCCCCTGCAGAAGGGCACGATTTACCACGCGGTCGCCCGCCTCGAACGCGACGGCCTGCTCGCCGAGGTCGGCGTCGATCGCGACGGCAACCGCCCCGAGCGCACCACCTACACACTGCGGGATGCCGGGCGCCGGGCCGTCGAGCAGTGGGTGCGCGCCGAGCTCCCCCAGATCGACCGGGCCAGTGACTTCCGCGTCGCGCTGTCGGAGGCCCACAACCTCCCGCGCGACGAGGTCATGGCCCTGCTCGACCGACGCCGCGCCCTGCTCCTCGCCTCGGTCGACGAGCATCGCGCCGGTCTCGACAAGGCCGCCACGTCTGAGACCCCCGAACAATTCCTCGTCGAGCTGCAGCGGCAGTCCGCTCTGCTCGACGCCGAACTCGCGTGGCAGGACTCCCTGCGTGCGCGTCTCGCCGACCGCTCCCTCGCCTGGGGCATCGCCGAAATCCCCGAACACATCAAGAAGAAGCACCGCGTCTCAAAGGAGACCACCCCATGA
- a CDS encoding BCCT family transporter, whose product MTEAAPDTAVNIDPHLGSRHKTIRGWVFWPAAGIALAFIAFAMLFPQAAEATFGAVQTTIVSAFNWYYVLIAAFFVVFALAMGFSRFGTIKLGQDDDEPEFSTMSWFSLLFAAGMGIGLVFYGVSEPLSHFAQPRPGVEGTPNQLAQQAMSQTFLHWGVHAWSIYVVIGLALAYAFHRRKRPRTIRWALEPILGARLVQGAWGNAVDVAALVGTLFGVATSLGLGVIQISAGLDYLGIVAPSAISEAIIVGIITGFVLFSVLSGVGKGMKWLSNINLVLAGALMLYLLFAGPTEFLLRDVVQSIGNYIQNFVGLSFTTSAYSGEDGVAWQGTWTSFYWGWWISWAPFVGIFIARISRGRTVREFVTGVILVPTLVGILWFTVLGGTAIYGELTGSVSLLGSDGSVNVSTALFQMLEGIPGTVFLAIGFLVLIGIFFVTSADSGALVMGMIATGGEEEPKRWVRIFFTLATSLIAFALLLAGGLTALQTAAISIALPFSVVLLAICWATVVAFRREMKAYDKAERAHLRDSIGEHYGLEVEEPNQRGIFGLPARWRPRKSVTASAPESDAPASPES is encoded by the coding sequence ATGACCGAGGCAGCCCCCGACACCGCGGTGAACATCGACCCACACCTGGGTAGTCGCCACAAGACCATTCGCGGCTGGGTCTTCTGGCCCGCCGCCGGCATCGCTCTGGCGTTCATCGCCTTCGCCATGCTCTTCCCCCAAGCGGCCGAAGCCACCTTCGGCGCCGTCCAGACCACCATCGTCTCGGCCTTCAACTGGTACTACGTGTTGATCGCGGCGTTCTTCGTCGTCTTCGCCCTCGCGATGGGCTTCAGCCGCTTCGGCACGATCAAGCTCGGCCAGGACGACGACGAGCCCGAGTTCTCGACCATGTCGTGGTTCTCGCTGCTGTTCGCGGCGGGAATGGGCATCGGCCTGGTGTTCTACGGCGTGAGCGAGCCGCTCAGCCACTTCGCCCAGCCCCGCCCGGGCGTGGAGGGGACCCCGAACCAGCTCGCCCAGCAGGCGATGTCGCAGACGTTCCTGCACTGGGGCGTGCACGCCTGGTCGATCTACGTCGTCATCGGCCTCGCCCTCGCCTACGCGTTCCACCGCCGCAAGCGCCCGCGCACCATCCGCTGGGCGCTGGAGCCGATCCTCGGGGCGCGCCTCGTGCAGGGCGCCTGGGGCAACGCCGTCGACGTGGCGGCCCTGGTCGGCACGCTCTTCGGTGTGGCGACATCGCTGGGTCTGGGCGTCATCCAGATCAGTGCGGGCCTGGACTACCTGGGCATCGTCGCGCCGTCGGCGATCAGCGAGGCCATCATCGTCGGCATCATCACCGGCTTCGTGCTGTTCTCGGTGCTCTCGGGGGTCGGCAAGGGCATGAAGTGGCTGTCGAACATCAACCTCGTGCTCGCCGGCGCGCTCATGCTCTACCTGCTGTTCGCCGGTCCCACCGAGTTCCTGCTGCGCGACGTGGTGCAGTCGATCGGCAACTACATCCAGAACTTCGTCGGGCTGTCGTTCACGACCAGCGCCTATTCCGGTGAAGACGGGGTCGCCTGGCAGGGGACCTGGACCTCGTTCTACTGGGGCTGGTGGATCTCGTGGGCCCCCTTCGTGGGGATCTTCATCGCGCGTATCTCGCGCGGCCGCACGGTGCGCGAGTTCGTCACCGGCGTGATCCTGGTGCCCACGCTCGTCGGCATCCTGTGGTTCACCGTGCTCGGTGGCACCGCGATCTACGGCGAGCTCACCGGCAGCGTGTCGCTGCTCGGTTCCGACGGCTCGGTGAACGTCTCGACGGCGCTGTTCCAGATGCTCGAGGGCATTCCCGGCACCGTGTTCCTGGCCATCGGCTTCCTCGTGCTCATCGGGATCTTCTTCGTCACCTCGGCCGACTCGGGCGCGCTGGTGATGGGCATGATCGCGACGGGCGGCGAAGAGGAGCCCAAGCGGTGGGTGCGCATCTTCTTCACCCTGGCGACCTCGCTCATCGCGTTCGCCCTGCTGCTGGCCGGTGGTCTCACCGCGCTGCAGACGGCGGCGATCAGCATCGCGCTGCCGTTCAGCGTCGTACTGCTGGCGATCTGCTGGGCCACAGTCGTGGCGTTCCGCCGTGAGATGAAGGCGTACGACAAGGCCGAGCGCGCGCACTTGCGCGACTCGATCGGCGAGCACTACGGCCTCGAGGTCGAGGAGCCCAACCAACGGGGCATCTTCGGCCTGCCGGCGCGCTGGCGTCCGCGCAAGTCGGTCACCGCGTCGGCTCCTGAGTCGGACGCCCCGGCGTCGCCGGAGTCGTAG
- a CDS encoding phosphoribosylaminoimidazolesuccinocarboxamide synthase, which yields MKRPRLRNNERVTTAPPLEFPGWRHIYSGKVRDLYVPAGTADEAAPTHLLVVASDRVSAFDHVLAPGIPDKGTLLTTLSLWWFDQLAGADGGRGIANHLAADHALVGDEAVELIPDAVRGRAMLVRSLDMQPIECVVRGYLTGSGWAEYRDSGTVCGIPLPAGLNDGDRLPEPLYTPAFKAPMGEHDENITFERSVELVGSDTAEALRELSLEIYRRAAATAEAHGLILADTKFEFGYDADGVLTLADEVLTSDSSRYWDAEAWRTGSTAAERMASFDKQIVRNWLADNWDKQGEPPALPAEIVTRTRDRYAELLRLLTA from the coding sequence ATGAAGAGGCCGCGCCTCCGCAATAATGAGCGTGTGACCACCGCTCCCCCGCTCGAGTTCCCCGGCTGGCGCCACATCTACTCCGGCAAGGTGCGCGATCTCTACGTTCCCGCCGGCACCGCCGATGAGGCCGCCCCGACGCACCTGCTGGTGGTCGCCAGCGACCGCGTGAGCGCCTTCGACCACGTGCTCGCACCCGGCATCCCCGACAAGGGCACGCTGCTGACCACGCTCAGCCTGTGGTGGTTCGACCAGCTCGCGGGCGCCGATGGCGGTCGCGGCATCGCGAACCACCTCGCGGCCGACCACGCCCTCGTGGGCGACGAGGCCGTCGAACTGATCCCGGATGCCGTGCGCGGACGCGCCATGCTCGTGCGCTCCCTCGATATGCAGCCGATCGAATGCGTCGTACGCGGGTACCTCACCGGATCGGGCTGGGCGGAGTACCGCGACTCGGGCACCGTGTGCGGCATCCCGCTGCCCGCCGGCCTGAACGACGGCGACCGCCTGCCGGAGCCGCTGTACACCCCGGCGTTCAAAGCGCCCATGGGCGAGCACGACGAGAACATCACGTTCGAGCGGTCGGTCGAGCTCGTCGGCTCCGACACCGCCGAGGCGCTGCGCGAGCTGTCGCTCGAGATCTACCGCCGCGCCGCCGCCACCGCCGAGGCGCACGGCCTGATCCTCGCCGACACCAAGTTCGAGTTCGGATACGACGCCGACGGCGTGCTGACACTCGCCGACGAGGTGCTGACCTCGGATTCCTCCCGCTACTGGGATGCCGAGGCCTGGCGCACCGGGTCCACCGCGGCCGAGCGCATGGCGAGCTTCGACAAGCAGATCGTGCGCAACTGGCTCGCCGACAACTGGGACAAGCAGGGCGAGCCCCCCGCGCTCCCGGCCGAGATCGTCACCCGCACCCGCGACCGCTACGCCGAACTCCTGCGCCTCCTGACCGCCTGA
- a CDS encoding uracil-xanthine permease family protein yields the protein MFRWKLHGNGRTVAPGAVVAPGERLNWGATVAIGLQHVIAMFGATFLVPVLTGFPVSTTLLFSGVGTLLFLLVTRNRLPSYLGSSFAFIAPVTAATATAGMGSALAGIVAVGILLAAIGFVVQFVGLGWVDKVMPPVVAGAIVALIGFNLAPVAWSNFQLQPLPGTITLVAVILFSVLFRGFLGRISIFLGVIVGYVATVLIQAGTGEKLIDFAAVEAAPWVGWPEFHLADFASPQTWSVIAMFLPVVLVLVAENVGHVRGVAAMTDATANRSTGRALIADGVATTIAGTFGGSGTTTYGENIGVMAATRVYSTAVYWVAGLAAIVLSLSPKVGAVFNTIPPGVLGGVTTALYGLIGIIGIKIWVDNRVDFSRPVNQYTGAVALVLAIAGFTMQFGDFQLGAIVLGSVAALVIYHLGNAIARARKTGADDGGPIPAVGPLGGDPS from the coding sequence ATGTTCCGCTGGAAGCTGCACGGAAACGGGCGCACCGTCGCACCGGGAGCGGTCGTCGCACCCGGCGAGCGCCTCAACTGGGGCGCCACGGTCGCGATCGGCCTTCAGCACGTCATCGCGATGTTCGGCGCCACCTTCCTGGTGCCGGTGCTCACCGGGTTCCCGGTGTCGACGACACTGCTGTTCTCGGGCGTCGGCACGCTGCTGTTCCTGCTCGTCACGCGCAACCGCCTCCCCAGCTACCTCGGCTCGTCGTTCGCGTTCATCGCGCCGGTGACCGCGGCCACCGCGACCGCGGGCATGGGTTCCGCCCTCGCGGGCATCGTGGCCGTCGGCATCCTGCTCGCCGCCATCGGCTTCGTCGTGCAGTTCGTCGGCCTCGGATGGGTCGACAAGGTGATGCCGCCGGTCGTGGCCGGCGCGATCGTGGCCCTCATCGGCTTCAACCTGGCGCCCGTGGCGTGGTCGAACTTCCAGCTCCAGCCGCTGCCCGGCACCATCACGCTGGTCGCCGTCATCCTGTTCAGCGTGTTGTTCCGCGGCTTCCTCGGCCGCATCTCGATCTTCCTCGGCGTGATCGTCGGCTACGTCGCCACGGTGCTGATCCAGGCCGGCACGGGCGAGAAGCTCATCGACTTCGCCGCCGTCGAAGCCGCTCCGTGGGTGGGCTGGCCCGAGTTCCACCTCGCCGACTTCGCGTCGCCGCAGACGTGGTCGGTCATCGCGATGTTCCTTCCCGTGGTGCTGGTGCTCGTGGCCGAGAACGTCGGCCACGTACGCGGGGTCGCCGCCATGACCGATGCCACCGCCAACCGCTCCACCGGCCGCGCCCTCATCGCCGACGGGGTGGCGACGACCATCGCGGGCACCTTCGGCGGCTCGGGCACCACGACGTACGGCGAGAACATCGGCGTCATGGCCGCCACCCGCGTGTACTCCACGGCCGTCTACTGGGTGGCCGGTCTCGCGGCGATCGTGTTGAGCCTGTCGCCCAAGGTGGGCGCGGTGTTCAACACCATTCCGCCGGGCGTGCTCGGTGGTGTCACCACGGCGCTCTACGGCCTGATCGGGATCATCGGCATCAAGATCTGGGTCGACAACCGCGTCGACTTCTCGCGCCCGGTCAACCAGTACACCGGCGCCGTCGCGCTGGTGCTGGCCATCGCCGGCTTCACGATGCAGTTCGGCGACTTCCAGCTCGGGGCCATCGTGCTGGGCTCGGTCGCGGCGCTCGTGATCTACCACCTCGGCAACGCCATCGCCCGAGCGCGCAAGACCGGCGCCGACGACGGCGGCCCGATCCCCGCGGTGGGGCCGCTGGGCGGCGACCCGAGCTGA